One genomic window of Coleofasciculus sp. FACHB-1120 includes the following:
- a CDS encoding DUF3288 family protein, translating to MAETGNKDQQHPLHGRDRQLVNSLLTGEINDLNLAELARLRIRYRGFPGARDIQKDLDTILRQWNLTENALFEKTRQIHATSVVYKSRSKRQDEEDWN from the coding sequence ATGGCAGAGACCGGAAACAAAGACCAACAGCATCCCCTCCACGGACGCGATCGCCAACTCGTTAACAGCCTCTTAACTGGGGAAATTAATGATTTGAATCTGGCGGAACTCGCCCGTCTACGCATTCGCTATCGGGGCTTTCCAGGCGCAAGAGATATTCAAAAAGACCTGGATACAATTCTCCGCCAGTGGAACTTGACAGAAAATGCACTCTTTGAAAAAACTCGTCAGATTCATGCCACGAGTGTTGTCTATAAGAGTCGCAGCAAGCGGCAAGATGAAGAAGATTGGAATTAG
- a CDS encoding MOSC N-terminal beta barrel domain-containing protein, producing MSYLARILVYPIKSLDGVSVTKATILKSGALQYDREFAICDAQGRFVNGKRNPKVHLLRTSFDIDTDTEKITRVCLEVQGTEQTQIFHIDRERAELEAWLSDYFDFPVKLCQNLVSGFPDDTNASGPTVISTATLDTVASWFPPLTGDEMRRRLRTNLEIESVPAFWEDRLFATQEDVVTFQVRGVQINGVNPCQRCVVPTRDSLRGEVYPNFQKIFVQARKETLPSWVDSSRFNHFYRLSVNTRIPESEAGKILQVGDEVEIQTLKP from the coding sequence GTGTCTTACCTTGCCCGCATTCTGGTTTATCCAATCAAATCTCTCGATGGTGTTTCCGTTACCAAGGCAACCATCCTCAAAAGTGGTGCATTACAGTATGACCGAGAGTTTGCCATCTGTGACGCTCAAGGTCGATTCGTGAATGGCAAGCGAAACCCTAAAGTTCACTTACTTCGGACTTCCTTTGACATTGATACCGATACTGAGAAGATTACTCGTGTCTGTTTAGAAGTCCAAGGAACAGAACAAACTCAAATTTTTCACATCGATCGGGAACGGGCTGAACTAGAAGCTTGGTTGAGTGACTATTTCGACTTTCCCGTAAAACTCTGCCAGAACTTAGTATCAGGCTTTCCAGATGATACCAATGCTTCCGGACCAACCGTTATCAGTACTGCCACACTGGACACGGTTGCCTCCTGGTTTCCTCCCTTAACAGGGGATGAAATGCGGCGACGCCTGCGGACGAATCTGGAAATTGAGAGCGTCCCTGCATTTTGGGAAGATCGGCTATTTGCGACCCAAGAGGATGTGGTAACGTTTCAGGTGCGAGGTGTGCAGATAAATGGGGTCAATCCCTGTCAGCGTTGTGTGGTGCCGACACGAGATTCTCTGAGAGGTGAAGTTTACCCTAACTTTCAAAAAATATTTGTCCAAGCGAGGAAAGAAACTTTGCCAAGTTGGGTAGATTCATCCCGATTCAATCATTTTTACCGACTCTCAGTAAACACGCGCATCCCTGAATCGGAAGCCGGTAAAATTTTACAGGTGGGAGACGAAGTGGAAATTCAAACACTCAAACCTTAA
- a CDS encoding ATP-dependent Clp protease ATP-binding subunit: protein MFERFTEKAIKVIMLAQEEARRLGHNFVGTEQILLGLIGEGTGVAAKVLKSMGVNLKDARIEVEKIIGRGSGFVAVEIPFTPRAKRVLELSLEEARQLGHNYIGTEHLLLGLIREGEGVAARVLENLGVDLTKVRTQVIRMLGETAEVSAGQSSGRTKTPTLDEFGSNLTQMASEGKLDPVVGRAKEIERVIQILGRRTKNNPVLIGEPGVGKTAIAEGLASRIANNDVPDILEEKRVVTLDIGLLVAGTKYRGEFEERLKKIMDEIRSAGNVILVIDEVHTLIGAGAAEGAIDAANILKPALARGELQCIGATTLDEYRKHIERDAALERRFQPVMVGEPTVAETIEILYGLRERYEQHHKLKISDTAVEAAAKLSDRYISDRYLPDKAIDLIDEAGSRVRLLNSQLPPAAKELDKELRQVLKDKDDAVRSQDFDRAGELRDREMEIKAEIRAIAQSKKTESDKRDDVSPVVTEEDIAHIVASWTGVPVNKLTESESEKLLHMEDTLHNRLIGQEEAVKAVSRAIRRARVGLKNPNRPIASFVFSGPTGVGKTELAKSLAAYFFGSEEAMIRLDMSEYMERHTVSKLIGSPPGYVGYNEGGQLTEAVRRRPYTVVLFDEIEKAHPDVFNMLLQILEDGRLTDAKGRTVDFKNTLLILTSNIGSKVIEKGGTGLGFFDTQENEAEAQYTRIRSLVNEELKQYFRPEFLNRLDEIIVFRQLTRDEVKEIADIMLTEVIGRLSEQGIVLEVTERFKDRLVEEGYNPSYGARPLRRAIMRLLEDSLAEEILSGRVSDGDTAIVDVDETTKEVKVLQGQKRELLPQAAES, encoded by the coding sequence ATGTTTGAACGCTTCACAGAAAAAGCCATTAAGGTAATCATGCTGGCCCAGGAAGAAGCTCGTCGCCTGGGACACAACTTCGTCGGTACGGAGCAGATCCTCCTGGGTCTAATTGGAGAAGGAACCGGCGTCGCCGCCAAAGTCCTGAAATCTATGGGCGTCAACCTCAAGGATGCTCGGATTGAGGTGGAAAAAATTATCGGTCGCGGTTCTGGCTTTGTGGCGGTAGAAATTCCATTCACCCCCAGAGCCAAGCGCGTCCTGGAGTTATCGCTAGAAGAAGCTCGCCAACTAGGGCATAACTACATCGGGACGGAACACCTGCTACTGGGTCTGATCCGAGAAGGAGAAGGGGTTGCCGCCAGAGTGTTGGAAAACCTAGGGGTTGACCTCACAAAAGTGCGGACGCAAGTAATTAGAATGCTGGGAGAGACGGCAGAAGTCTCTGCGGGGCAAAGTAGCGGGCGCACCAAGACCCCGACATTAGATGAGTTTGGCTCTAACCTGACCCAGATGGCATCAGAAGGCAAACTCGATCCAGTCGTCGGTCGGGCAAAAGAAATTGAACGGGTAATCCAGATTCTGGGACGCCGCACGAAGAACAACCCAGTGCTGATTGGGGAACCCGGAGTTGGAAAGACCGCGATCGCTGAAGGGTTGGCGAGTCGCATCGCAAACAACGACGTACCCGACATCCTGGAAGAAAAGCGCGTAGTCACGTTGGATATTGGCTTGCTGGTAGCGGGCACCAAATACCGGGGTGAATTTGAAGAGCGCTTAAAGAAAATTATGGATGAAATCCGCAGCGCCGGAAATGTCATCCTAGTAATCGACGAAGTTCACACCCTAATTGGTGCAGGTGCCGCAGAAGGTGCCATCGACGCGGCAAACATCCTGAAACCCGCCTTGGCGAGAGGTGAATTGCAGTGCATCGGTGCAACCACGCTAGATGAGTACCGCAAGCACATCGAACGGGATGCCGCCCTAGAGCGTAGATTCCAGCCGGTGATGGTGGGTGAGCCGACGGTTGCCGAAACGATTGAGATTTTATATGGATTGCGCGAACGCTACGAGCAACACCACAAACTGAAAATCTCCGATACAGCCGTAGAAGCTGCTGCCAAGCTTTCAGATCGTTATATTTCCGACCGCTACTTGCCGGATAAAGCAATTGACCTGATTGATGAAGCCGGAAGCCGCGTGCGTCTGCTCAACTCTCAGTTGCCCCCCGCAGCGAAAGAATTGGATAAAGAACTGCGTCAGGTTCTCAAAGATAAGGATGATGCAGTCCGGAGTCAAGACTTCGACCGGGCCGGAGAATTGCGCGATCGCGAAATGGAAATCAAAGCCGAAATTCGCGCGATCGCTCAAAGCAAAAAGACCGAGTCAGACAAACGTGATGATGTTTCCCCCGTCGTCACCGAAGAAGACATTGCCCACATTGTCGCCTCTTGGACTGGGGTGCCGGTGAACAAGCTCACCGAATCCGAATCCGAGAAGCTGCTGCACATGGAAGACACGCTGCACAATCGGCTTATCGGTCAAGAAGAAGCCGTCAAAGCAGTTTCCAGAGCCATTCGTCGGGCACGGGTTGGCTTAAAGAATCCCAACCGACCGATTGCTAGCTTTGTCTTCTCAGGGCCGACGGGCGTAGGTAAGACGGAACTCGCAAAGTCTCTGGCTGCTTACTTCTTCGGTTCGGAAGAAGCGATGATTCGCTTGGATATGTCCGAATACATGGAGCGCCACACCGTTTCCAAGCTGATTGGTTCGCCTCCAGGGTACGTCGGTTACAACGAAGGCGGTCAGCTCACCGAAGCAGTGCGTCGTCGTCCTTACACCGTAGTGCTATTCGACGAAATCGAAAAAGCCCATCCGGATGTATTCAATATGCTCCTGCAAATCTTGGAAGACGGTCGCCTGACCGATGCCAAGGGACGCACAGTAGACTTCAAGAACACGCTGTTGATTCTTACCTCCAACATCGGTTCTAAGGTAATTGAGAAAGGTGGAACCGGGCTTGGCTTCTTCGACACCCAAGAGAACGAAGCAGAGGCACAATACACCCGCATTCGCTCTCTGGTGAACGAGGAACTCAAACAATACTTCCGCCCAGAGTTCTTGAACCGTCTTGACGAGATCATCGTCTTCCGTCAATTGACGAGAGACGAGGTGAAGGAAATTGCCGACATCATGCTAACAGAGGTGATCGGACGGTTGAGCGAACAGGGAATCGTCTTAGAAGTCACGGAACGCTTCAAGGATCGTCTCGTGGAAGAAGGATACAACCCCAGCTACGGTGCCCGTCCGCTACGTCGTGCCATTATGCGCCTGTTAGAGGACAGCTTAGCTGAAGAAATCCTCAGCGGTCGCGTCTCAGATGGAGACACAGCGATTGTGGATGTCGATGAAACCACCAAAGAAGTGAAAGTGCTGCAAGGTCAGAAGCGAGAATTGCTTCCCCAAGCGGCTGAAAGTTAA
- the rimI gene encoding ribosomal protein S18-alanine N-acetyltransferase: MTFLQLQPLTAEQLLAVVELDQLCFGQLWTLDGYKRELESPNSDLLVIEEVNGKEQKVIGSTQYVGESIPTVLSTEGSTQGDPPLEGALVGIGCLWAILEEAHITILGVHPNYRGQGLGQALLYALLKKAWERRLEWATLEVRASNRPAQSLYEKFGFQEVGRRRRYYKDTGEDALILWRSGLQAPEFPQTLSDWHSSIRDRFRYSHRQFLEADEVQG; encoded by the coding sequence GTGACTTTTTTGCAACTTCAGCCGCTGACAGCGGAGCAGCTCTTGGCGGTAGTGGAACTAGATCAACTGTGTTTTGGTCAACTCTGGACTCTAGACGGTTACAAGCGAGAATTAGAAAGCCCCAATAGTGACTTGCTGGTTATAGAAGAAGTGAACGGCAAGGAGCAAAAGGTAATTGGTTCCACTCAGTACGTGGGGGAATCCATCCCGACTGTATTGAGTACGGAAGGAAGTACGCAAGGAGACCCGCCTCTAGAGGGAGCGCTCGTGGGCATCGGATGTCTCTGGGCAATCTTAGAAGAGGCACACATTACGATTTTGGGAGTGCATCCCAACTATCGGGGTCAGGGTTTGGGGCAGGCACTGCTCTATGCCCTACTCAAAAAAGCTTGGGAACGCCGGTTGGAGTGGGCAACGCTGGAGGTGAGAGCATCAAATCGACCTGCCCAGTCTCTCTATGAAAAATTTGGGTTTCAGGAAGTTGGTAGGCGTCGGCGCTATTACAAAGATACTGGCGAAGATGCTTTGATTTTGTGGCGTAGTGGTCTTCAAGCCCCCGAATTTCCGCAAACCTTAAGCGACTGGCATTCCTCAATTCGCGATCGCTTTCGTTACTCTCATCGGCAGTTCTTAGAAGCCGATGAAGTTCAAGGATAG
- the lysA gene encoding diaminopimelate decarboxylase, which translates to MLSTQPVGVQNSGRQYLPLPLTPTTRTDANHHVSVDRSPNQELLPLTSGVNSRDCLEIGGCDVTKLVQQFGSPLYILDEETLRTTCRQYRDGLSCYYGGESQVLYASKAWSCLAVCAIAASEGLGIDVVSGGELYTALQAGVSPDKIYFHGNNKSREELTLAVSTGCTIVVDNWLELRTLAALESGQAPQESEVNPSNHPKSKIRIMLRFTPGIECHTHEYIRTGHLDSKFGFDPNQLEEVFVFISQQSTLDCIGLHAHIGSQIFERQPHHDLAGVLVEWFKKATTHGLPVKELNVGGGLGIRYTESDDPPSIDEWVKTVSDAITAACQSQQIPLPKLLCEPGRSLIGTACVTAYTVGSSKVVPDIRTYLSVDGGMSDNPRPITYQSLYRAVVANRMSAPLTETVTLAGKHCESGDILIKEASLPKTEPGDILVVMGTGAYNYSMASNYNRLPRPAAVLVGRGEANLILQRETYQDLIRQDRLPERLVVS; encoded by the coding sequence ATGCTATCGACTCAACCAGTCGGGGTTCAAAATTCTGGACGGCAATATTTACCGCTTCCGCTTACCCCTACAACCCGTACAGACGCAAATCATCACGTCAGTGTAGATCGCTCACCCAATCAGGAACTTTTGCCCCTGACATCTGGGGTTAACAGCCGCGACTGCCTGGAGATTGGGGGTTGTGACGTCACGAAACTCGTGCAGCAATTTGGTTCGCCCCTTTATATTTTGGACGAAGAAACGCTACGGACAACTTGTCGTCAATATCGGGATGGTTTGAGCTGCTATTACGGCGGTGAATCTCAGGTGCTTTATGCTTCTAAAGCCTGGAGTTGCTTAGCCGTTTGCGCGATCGCTGCGAGTGAAGGCTTGGGGATCGATGTCGTCTCTGGCGGCGAACTCTACACGGCGCTACAAGCTGGCGTCAGTCCCGACAAAATTTATTTTCACGGTAATAACAAATCTCGTGAAGAACTGACTCTAGCTGTTTCAACCGGCTGCACGATTGTAGTAGACAACTGGTTAGAGTTACGCACCCTCGCGGCTTTGGAATCGGGACAAGCGCCTCAGGAATCAGAGGTTAACCCCTCTAATCATCCAAAATCCAAAATCCGGATCATGCTGCGGTTCACCCCCGGCATTGAGTGCCACACTCATGAATACATCCGCACCGGACACCTCGATAGCAAATTTGGCTTCGATCCTAACCAATTAGAAGAAGTCTTTGTTTTTATCAGCCAGCAGTCAACTTTGGATTGTATCGGGTTGCACGCCCACATCGGCTCCCAAATCTTTGAGCGCCAACCCCATCACGATCTCGCGGGGGTTCTGGTGGAGTGGTTTAAAAAAGCAACCACTCATGGATTGCCCGTCAAAGAGTTAAATGTCGGGGGTGGCTTAGGAATTCGTTACACCGAATCAGACGATCCTCCCAGTATTGACGAGTGGGTAAAAACTGTCAGCGATGCCATTACCGCCGCCTGCCAATCCCAACAAATCCCCTTACCTAAATTATTGTGCGAACCAGGGCGATCGCTCATTGGGACTGCCTGCGTCACCGCCTACACCGTAGGCTCATCAAAAGTTGTTCCCGACATCCGCACCTACCTATCTGTTGATGGCGGAATGTCTGACAATCCCCGTCCCATTACCTACCAATCCCTGTATCGAGCCGTTGTTGCCAACCGGATGTCAGCACCCTTGACAGAAACTGTCACCCTTGCCGGTAAGCACTGCGAATCTGGAGACATTCTGATTAAAGAAGCATCGCTGCCGAAAACTGAGCCGGGAGATATTCTCGTCGTCATGGGCACAGGTGCCTACAATTACAGCATGGCTTCTAATTACAATCGCCTGCCTCGTCCGGCAGCGGTTTTAGTAGGTCGAGGAGAAGCTAATCTGATTTTGCAGCGGGAAACCTACCAGGATTTAATTCGGCAGGATCGCCTACCTGAGCGATTAGTAGTTAGTTAG